One Suricata suricatta isolate VVHF042 chromosome 15, meerkat_22Aug2017_6uvM2_HiC, whole genome shotgun sequence DNA segment encodes these proteins:
- the NAPRT gene encoding nicotinate phosphoribosyltransferase: protein MALGYWRAGRARDQAEFELFFRRCPFGGAFALAAGLRDCVRFLRTFRLRDADLQFLASVLPSDTDPAFFDHLRTLDCSGVTVRALPEGSLAFPSVPLLQVSGPLLVVQLLETPLLCLVSYASLIATNAARLRLIAGPKKRLLEMGLRRAQGPDGGLTASTYSYLGGFDGSSNVLAGQLRGVPVAGTLAHSFVTSFSGAEVPPDPMLAPAASQGPRVDLAACVEAWLERVCAHLGLGVQEPHRGERAAFVAYALAFPRAFQGLLDTYSVQRSGLPNFLAVALALGDLGYQAVGVRLDSGDLLQQAREIRRVFRTVSAQFQMPWLESVPIAVSNNIDEEELARLAQEGSEVNVIGIGTTVVTCPRQPSLGCVYKLVSVGGQPRMKLTEDPEKQTLPGSKAAFRLRGPDGSLLMDVLQLAEEPPPQPGQELRVWPLGTQEACVVRPASVEPLLRLCVQQGQLCEPLPSLAESRAFAQLSLGHLSPEHKQLEQPALYQVALSDELQALVARLSAGGSS from the exons ATGGCGCTGGGCTACTGGCGCGCGGGCCGGGCGCGGGACCAGGCCGAGTTCGAGCTCTTCTTCCGCCGCTGCCCCTTCGGCGGCGCCTTTGCCCTGGCCGCGGGGCTGCGCGACTGCGTGCGTTTCCTGCGCACCTTTCGCCTGCGGGACGCAG ACCTGCAGTTTCTGGCCTCGGTGCTGCCCTCCGACACGGACCCCGCGTTCTTCGACCACCTTCGTACCCTCGACTGCTCCGGTGTGACGGTGCGGGCCCTGCCCGAGGGCTCCCTCGCCTTCCCCAGC GTGCCGCTGCTGCAGGTGTCAGGGCCGCTCCTGGTGGTGCAGCTGCTGGAGACGCCACTCCTCTGCCTCGTCAGCTACGCCAG CCTCATCGCCACCAACGCTGCGCGGCTTCGCCTGATCGCCGGTCCGAAGAAGCGGCTGTTGGAGATGGGGTTGCGGCGAGCTCAGGGCCCTGATGGGGGCCTTACGGCCTCCACCTACAGTTACCTGGGCG gCTTTGATGGCAGCAGCAACGTGCTCGCGGGACAGCTTCGAGGGGTGCCTGTGGCCGGTACCTTGGCTCACTCTTTCGTCACTTCCTTTTCGGGCGCTGAGGTGCCACCTGATCCG ATGTTGGCTCCAGCTGCCAGTCAGGGCCCCAGGGTGGACCTGGCTGCTTGTGTGGAGGCATGGCTGGAGCGCGTCTGTGCccacctggggctgggggtgcaggagCCCCACCGGGGCGAGCGGGCAGCCTTCGTGGCCTATGCCCTGGCTTTTCCCCGGGCCTTCCAGGGCCTGCTGGACACCTACAGTGTGCAGAG GAGCGGTCTTCCTAACTTCCTGGCAGTAGCCTTGGCCTTGGGGGACCTGGGCTACCAAGCCGTGGGCGTGCGCTTGGACAGTGGTGACCTGCTGCAGCAGGCCCGGGAAATTCGCAGAGTCTTCAGGACCGTCTCGGCCCA GTTCCAGATGCCCTGGTTGGAGTCGGTGCCCATTGCCGTCAGCAACAACATTGACGAGGAAGAGCTGGCCCGGCTGGCCCAGGAG GGCAGTGAGGTGAATGTCATTGGCATTGGGACGACCGTCGTCACCTGCCCCCGCCAGCCTTCCCTGGGCTGCGTCTATAAG CTGGTGTCTGTGGGAGGCCAGCCCCGAATGAAGCTGACCGAGGACCCCGAGAAACAGACGCTGCCTGGGAGCAAGGCCGCCTTCCGGCTCCGGGGCCCCGACG GGTCCCTGCTGATGGATGTGCTGCAGTTGGCAgaggagcccccaccccagcccggcCAGGAGCTGAGGGTCTGGCCTCTAGGGACCCAGGAAGCCTGTGTTGTGAGGCCTGCCAGCGTGGAGCCCCTGCTGCGGCTCTGCGTCCAGCAGGGACAG ctGTGCGAGCCTCTCCCATCTTTGGCCGAATCTAGAGCCTTCGCCCAGCTGTCCCTGGGCCACCTGAGCCCTGAGCACAAGCAGCTGGAACAGCCTGCGCTCTACCAG GTTGCGTTGTCCGATGAGCTCCAGGCCCTGGTGGCCCGACTGAGTGCAGGAGGGTCCTCATGA